The following proteins come from a genomic window of Pseudomonas hygromyciniae:
- a CDS encoding RluA family pseudouridine synthase, with protein sequence MPLSNIHILHQDDAVLVVNKPTLLLSVPGRADDNKDCLITRLQENGYPEARIVHRLDWETSGIILLARDADTHRELSRQFHDRETEKAYTALCWGQPELDSGSIDLPLRYDPPTKPRHVVDHEFGKHALTFWKVLERCGDWCRVELTPITGRSHQLRVHMLSIGHPLLGDGLYAHEQALAAWPRLCLHASMLSFTHPQSGERLRFECPAPF encoded by the coding sequence ATGCCGCTGTCCAATATCCATATCCTTCACCAGGATGACGCTGTCCTGGTGGTGAACAAGCCGACCCTGCTGCTCTCGGTGCCTGGTCGCGCCGACGACAACAAGGACTGCCTGATCACCCGCCTGCAGGAAAACGGTTATCCCGAGGCCCGCATTGTCCATCGCCTGGACTGGGAAACGTCGGGAATCATCCTGCTGGCCCGGGATGCCGACACCCACCGCGAACTGTCCCGCCAGTTTCACGACCGTGAAACCGAAAAAGCCTACACCGCCTTGTGCTGGGGCCAGCCGGAGCTGGACAGCGGCAGCATCGATCTGCCGTTGCGCTACGACCCACCGACCAAGCCTCGCCATGTGGTTGACCATGAGTTCGGCAAGCACGCCCTGACCTTCTGGAAGGTCCTGGAGCGTTGTGGAGATTGGTGCCGGGTCGAACTGACGCCGATTACCGGGCGCTCCCACCAACTGCGTGTACACATGCTGTCTATCGGCCACCCGCTGCTGGGTGACGGCTTGTATGCCCACGAACAGGCCCTGGCTGCCTGGCCGCGCCTGTGCCTGCACGCAAGCATGCTGAGCTTCACCCATCCGCAAAGCGGCGAGCGCCTGCGCTTCGAGTGCCCTGCGCCGTTCTAA
- the minE gene encoding cell division topological specificity factor MinE, translated as MKFLDFFRANKKPSTASVAKERLQIIVAHERGQRSTPDYLPALQKELVEVIRKYVNIGNDDVHVALENDGSCSILELNITLPDR; from the coding sequence ATGAAATTTCTCGACTTCTTTCGCGCCAACAAAAAGCCAAGCACCGCATCGGTAGCGAAAGAGCGTCTACAGATCATCGTGGCGCACGAACGCGGCCAACGCAGCACCCCGGACTACCTGCCAGCCTTGCAGAAGGAACTGGTGGAGGTGATCCGCAAGTACGTCAATATCGGCAACGATGACGTGCATGTCGCCCTGGAAAACGACGGCAGCTGCTCGATTCTGGAACTCAATATCACCCTGCCTGATCGTTGA
- the minD gene encoding septum site-determining protein MinD, giving the protein MAKILVVTSGKGGVGKTTTSAAIGTGLALRGHKTVIVDFDVGLRNLDLIMGCERRVVYDFVNVVNGEANLQQALIKDKRLENLYVLAASQTRDKDALTKEGVEKVLMELKETFEYVVCDSPAGIETGAHLAMYFADEAIVVTNPEVSSVRDSDRMLGLLASKSRRAEKGEDPIKEHLLLTRYNPDRVSKGEMLGVEDVKEILAVALLGVIPESQAVLKASNQGVPVILDDQSDAGQAYSDAVDRLLGKTVEHRFLDVAKKGFFERLFGGN; this is encoded by the coding sequence TTGGCCAAGATTCTCGTGGTTACATCCGGCAAGGGTGGTGTGGGTAAGACCACCACCAGCGCCGCTATCGGTACCGGCCTCGCTCTGCGCGGCCACAAGACAGTCATCGTCGACTTCGACGTCGGTTTGCGTAACCTCGACCTGATCATGGGCTGCGAGCGCCGTGTGGTGTACGACTTCGTCAACGTGGTCAACGGCGAAGCCAACCTGCAACAGGCCCTGATCAAGGACAAGCGCCTTGAGAACCTGTATGTACTGGCCGCCAGCCAGACCCGTGACAAAGACGCGCTGACCAAAGAAGGCGTGGAAAAGGTCCTGATGGAACTCAAGGAAACCTTTGAGTACGTGGTCTGCGACTCCCCGGCCGGTATCGAGACCGGTGCTCACCTGGCGATGTACTTCGCCGATGAAGCCATCGTCGTGACCAACCCGGAAGTGTCTTCGGTACGTGACTCGGACCGTATGCTGGGCCTGCTGGCCAGCAAATCCCGGCGCGCCGAAAAAGGCGAAGACCCGATCAAGGAACATCTGTTGCTGACCCGCTACAACCCTGACCGTGTCAGCAAGGGCGAAATGCTCGGCGTTGAAGACGTCAAAGAGATCCTGGCCGTGGCCCTGCTGGGCGTGATCCCGGAATCCCAGGCCGTACTGAAAGCATCCAACCAAGGCGTACCGGTCATCCTCGATGACCAGAGCGACGCCGGCCAGGCATACAGCGATGCCGTTGATCGCCTGTTGGGAAAAACCGTGGAACACCGCTTCCTCGATGTAGCGAAGAAGGGATTCTTCGAGCGCCTGTTTGGAGGCAACTAA